Part of the Hevea brasiliensis isolate MT/VB/25A 57/8 chromosome 16, ASM3005281v1, whole genome shotgun sequence genome is shown below.
agaattatattataatttattattaactttTCTGAATTCAATTTAGTTCTTTGGATATAATAGTAACAAATGTTAAAGAtttgatatttttatataaattaaaagaattaaatataatcataaattCGTGTAAaggtttagtatttttttttatctaattagccttaaattaagtttaaaattttcgctcttaatttaatatttactaaaaaaaaaataaaaaaattcttgACTTATTTTTTGTATTCTTGCATTGGAGTAGTTATCGTAGAGTGTACTTTAAATTATTTAGCAGGCAAAATTGGTTAGCCAGTCAGTTGAGCTGGAATAGAAGTTTGCTAGATTTGTTAGAGGCGGCTATCAGCTAAAGCATGCGATAAGCTGTGTATAAGACAGGGTACCCCAAGTTGATGCAAGTTCCCTATATTTGGAAGTTTTGGAGTTACTAGAGGGAGTTGCTTTCTCTGATCTTCTCATCTGtttctttttttaaaattaagtaaGTAATGGTTAGAGCAGAATAAGAGAAGGTGACCTCATAGGTAGGGAAGGTGAAGCCATCTTTGATTTCTTTTCtcgttctttgtttttttttttttttttttttcaaaaagaaaaatttctaaatgatgatgaatttataaattataaaaataatattttaataagttAATAAAAAGTAATATTTTTTATTCAGAAGAGCATCTTCCAGCCATTTTCCCCTAGGTTGGTGACACATATACTGAACTCCAGATATCAAATATAAGAATTTATCTATAAATAAGTTTTGCTATTAAATTcaaggaaaaatgaaaaaaattatttgttaattttattcCAAACATAGCATTAGTACAAACCAAAGTTGTTCTTTAGAACACgtaaattttctttttatgcAGGCTGATATTAATTGGCACAAGAATTAGAGCTTCTTTCTTGTAAGTTGTAAAACCAGCAGCCTCTTCCATGTTAATATCTTCCTCCTCCATATTGTAAGCCAACTTCCAATCATAGCAGAAGAGAAGGTTTGCAAGTAGCTACTCCCATGGAAATTCCAGGACAGCCTCTCCTGCCACCGCCAAATGGTAACAATTCATAATGCTGCCTTTAAAGTCAATGGGATTGTCTATAAACCTCTCTGGAAAAGAACTCTTCAGGGTTTCTCCAAATCTTGGGTTCCCTTCCTATTGCCTACACCTTGGCTTGGATTCGAGTCTTGGGCTGAATCTCATAGCCATTGATGCTGAATTTGGACATCGTTTCTCTTGGAATTAGCAGTGTGCCTGGTGGGTGCTTTCCTTCACTACCATCTTTAGGTATCCAAGTTTCTTAATGTCATTTTCAGAGACTCTTGTTTTCTTTCCAATACAAGTTCTGATTCCTTCTTGCGCTTTAAAGACACActgattatttaaattttaaaagaatttgattaataattttttttaaaaattatatgccACATGACATTTTTAAATACTTATATTAGATTATGTGGCAACTATTGAGAAagtcatttcaaaaatttatgacaCATGGCTCTTTTTTAAACAccataactaagttaaatgaCTTAATTATATAAGCCATTCTTTTAATCTCAGTTTACATATATGTATCTCAGTAAAAATAGTATATGtgcgagttaaaaaaaaaaaaaaagaaaaatagtatcattttattattattttttttttgttttatgttGTTTTATTTGAAAGCTTCAATGATTTGTAATATTTCTCTGCTGTAATTGCAGAATTGAGCATGTGTTTATTCCACAGGTTAATGAATTAGCTAATCAATTTGCCTCATAAACTTGAAACTCTGAATGAACAAATTTACAAAATCTTGATCTGGGTTCTGGTTAAATCTTCATGCCTGTAATGCAGAATTTTGGAGTATGGACCGGTTAGCCATGTCCTTCAGGAAAAAACTCTAGTGGAAATCTTAGAAGAGAATAACCAATGTCGGTGCCATTGCTATATTTTCATGCGCAACTCGGGAAACTTTTGAGGGGAATATTGTTGTGGTGTGAAGCATGCATACCACCACCAATGGCGTATCGCCTGGCCCGGTTCCAGTTGGAGCAACTAGTATCTTTATTGCAGTATCAACTGTTCATTGCACTGATGCTTGTGAGTTTGTTATTAATGAGCTAAAGGCATCTGTTCCAATATGGAAGAAGAGGTTTATTCTAATGGAGAGGAAGGAAGGAAATAGGGAAGCCTGGAAATGGATTGTCAGGAATTTTTTTTTCCTGACTTCTGTTTAAAAACAGAAGGCAAATAAAATGGGAAATAAAAATGGATGATGAAACCTGTTTTGCACCAGTATCTTATGTCAACTCTTAAGTAAATTTGTTGGTTCGTCCCATTCTTTTTTCTGGTTTGTTTTTCGCTCAAATTCAACTCAAAGCCAAGCCAAATTCGCTTTTTGCATAATCTAGTTGATAAACAGATCATTCCAATAAACATTTAATTTTCTAGATAATCAAAGTTAGCATTCCTTACATATAAAAAAATCCAATAACACTGACTTAAAATCAAAGCATTTCGTATGCATCTTTACAACTCTTTCACCCAAAAAAGTATATGGGAGAAATGTTCTTCAGGATGATTGTGCCAAAAGACTTTTGGCTGGGGTAAGAAGAGCCACAGCTCCGCGATCTGCACCTGAGAATTTCTTTTGCACAGCCTTGAGCTTGCTTTCAGCAGATGCAGAATGAAATTTAACCAGAAGCTTTGCACAATCCCTGTCACATTAAAAAGTAAGAAGAGTTTGTTGTTGTGCTCTGCTaccaaataaatattgtgcaaatTTGGTGCATAGGGGTCATAAATTAAATGCAAGTAAAAATTACATTAACATGTCTTCACTGTATCCTGTGTGATGCTTTAGAGTTTCAGTCCAAAATGGGCTCTTATCAAGGGTACAACGTGCAGCATACACAGCCGATGCAGCAATCAACGAGGGGCAGAACATGATGACCACTGGATATTGCATCAGACCAAGTTCAGCCAGGAAAAACACCATATTCTCCATCTATATCGTTGAGAtagttaatcaattaattaatctggGACAAATCTAACTGGAAATGCAGAGTTAGAAAAGCAAATCTTGAAAAGGATATATATATTCTGTACCTCCTTATCAGATAGAACTGAGGCTTTGATGTATCTAACAAGGAAGACATATGGCGTAGGAACAGTTAAATACCATTCCAACTTTCCCAAGATAGCTTTTTCCATTGTCAGAACTTGTTCTCTGATATAGGCATTATCCGATATGCAGATAAAGTCACCAACCTGCAAATTTCAAAAGCAAAAATTATGCCAAGAAATGCATGTCAGTTTGCACAATTACTTCAAGGACTTAATAGGACATGACAGAGAATACCTCTGGTGCCCATATTTCTTCATACTTGCATGCAATGAGCATTGAGCTGATGCCAACCAATTGAAGTTCCCTCCTTGGTACAACTTTTACGGCAAGGAATCTATCAATTATATTTATGGTAAGGTAAAGAGTTTCCGGCATGAGTTCAAATTTGCGATGAACTTCAACCAACCAATCCACGAGAATTGATCTCATCTTTGCATTTATGTCAGGCTGCAAGTGCATATAGTCATGCACCCTACCATCAGCCTACAAAGGGCATCCATCAGCTTTAATCTTTGAAAAAGGGAGAAGGAGAAAATGGAGAGTTGAAAGATATGATTACTTCTGTGAGCTTGTAAAACTTGTAGATATCATCAACATATTCAACCGCTGCCAACTCATTTTCAAGATCAGTTGCATCTATGTTCACCAGTGATTGCTCTGGCTTTTTGGCAAGTCCACATGCAGCCTGAGGTTAATTGAACCAAGTCAGCACCCCCCAATCACAAACCAACAACAAAATAgaacaatttaaaaaataataatagaaaaAGAAAACCTTGCTCCGAGCAGTCAGGATTGAAGTGAGGGTTTTGACATCCTTTCTTGAAGACCCTTCTTTTGACACTCTTCTGCCAACAAGTTTACTCTTCTCACTTTCATCATCAGAGCTTATCACAATCACCGTCTCTGGTACGTGCTTCTTCTCAACTAGCTTTTTAGTAGCTACCCTTGTTGCCACAGGGCCTTTTCCAGCTCCAACCACATTACTAACATCTGTGACTGGTTTCTGCCAATTGGGAAGTTAAAGAAATTCAATAGGATGCTATTCTAGATCTGGTTCTATTTGGTAATGAAGTAGAAAACGATTTTTTCATCACCTTACCTTCACTTGCAGAGCACGATCATTCACCAAATTACCAATGTCTTTAAGTACTCTTCTATTCCTTCCATCTGCTACAACGTTGTTCTTCTGCTTCACTTCTTCTGAAAAAGCAAAAATAatatggataaaaaaaaaaattagcagcTCTGGAGAATTCTCAGCAAAACTTGAGTCAAAATACATAAAAAAGGAACATATAAAATAAGCAATAAATGTACCAACTGAAAACATAATATTAGAAAGAAAATTCCTTCTTTGATGATCAAAATCTGACAGAAGATTAAGAGGGGAAAGGACCATTCATTGAATCACATTCATAATCTCGAAGAAAAGAAACTATAAATTAACTTTCCCTTAAGATGAAAATTTTTACACCAAGAACCAACCCTCTTACAGATTTTGCAAAATAGTTGAAAGAAAAAGAATGTTCCAAGAAAAAGACAGTGAACGTGAAGAATATCTAATGATAAATTCCTCTAATATATTCGAAAGGTACAAATCAAAAGCTCAAAATTGAATACCCTGTTGTCACTGTGAAATTTAGGAGAAAAACACATATAAGTGGAAACCCACCTACAATGTCAGATCTTAAAAAGAATACAAATTAATCAAAGAACTTATCCCATGCAAAATCAATGAAGAAAGAACTAACCAATAAGATTATTAGCAACAAGAATTACAGGAAGACCAATCTCAGACTCTAAGGATCGAAAGTAAAAACTCCACAAGAAAAACTACGGCAAGTAAGATCCAACCGCCACACCAACCCAATCATTCTATAAAAAGGCCGAGAATTATCATATTGTAACAATATCTATAAGATAAAAAGAATAAAACCCAATTTTCAGCACGTCTTTAAGGAATATAATACTCCAATTACTAAATGAATAAAACCATAGAAGAAATCAAGAACAGAACAAAACTCAAAAAATAAAACAGAGAACCCCCACCGCTGTTTGCAGTTAATTGAAGAACCCTTTAACTCCccaaaaaaggaaaacaaagaaaattaaaaagaaaagaggaaaagtaaCCTTTTAGCTGTTGATGAGGAACATCAGCTTTCGACGCCATTTCAGGATCTTCTTCTTCTTGGTTTTTGCCAAATACTCTTGCCAACAGTGATGAAAGAAACTCTTGGAGAAGACTAGTGCGCGTCTCTCCTTCTTCTGCGTCTACGGTCGCCACTCTTCTCTCTCCCGGTTCTATCAATACAAAAGCCCCTTTTGTAATCCTTCTAAAATCCTTCTTTTTTTCTCTGTTTCTTGTTCGTTTTCTCAACTTCTCTGGAATGGGAAAGGAAGAGAGGGTTAAAATCCTTCCTCTTAAATTCTCTCTCTGCAAATCCTTTCTAAGGAAGGGATGCGAGCATCCCCAACggtcttattttttttttgtttattttcaaCCGTTGGATCTTTCAGGATCTAATGGATATCTAGTGGTTAACGCTGCTGAATGCTGGGGTTCGAGTTTTGGAATTTTCTAGCCGTTAGTGGTACGGGCATTTCTACTGGACCGGTTCGGATCGGATAAATTGCTCCGAACTAGTACCGGATTTGTGGATCATGGGCCATTTTGGAAGCAAATCACACAGCTTGTTGAGTTACACTCAATACCATTTACTTGCCTTTTTCTTAATAAATTTTTTCATAtatatttattgaaataaaataattgataattttttgtTGAAATCAATGAGTTGAAAAGCGAACCACAAAGCATTTCAGATATCAAATTAAGCaccttaatttaaaatataggggCCTAGAATACATTGAATTGATAAACTAAAATCACAGAGATCCAGTAAAGCAGAGAATGGCCTGAAACTTTAGACGAATGggaaatatacatacagtgtaatAGCACAAGGCATATCAATGCAATAAACCTCGTATTTCTAGGAATTGTTCAGCTTACAGCGATGGAATGCTTCAAATTGCAGTTCATTTACCCCAACAACTCCATTTTAAGTAATCTAGGATTCCTGGATGCCCAAATCTAGGATTCCTCTATCATAATGACATGGCACAGAGCATAATTACTAATGCAAACTTGTGTTTCAACTTTCTTTATAGAATCACAAACTTTAGCTTTTCTATCTCATTCAAGTTTAGGAATTGAACAAAACCCAATTAactttctttcaataaaatcACAAGCCAAAGTCCTTGCCTATTTTTCCACAGGAACATTCATAACCTTTTAGTGGTCTGCTACACATACGATTTCTGCAGAATGTGGAAATATAAACAATAGCACTGCTTAGCATACCAGAATCTACAGGGGCTACATGACCAATGGATGATTCACCAAAGCCAGGATCCAGAACTTCTTCAATATGCTACCATGCAGGCAACAAGCTAATTTATTACATTTTAGAGATCAGATAGTTTTAATTATTCACGCTGCATAATAAGCAATAATCTTTTATGGTAAAAAATGCAACATTATAGCAAGAATAAGATTGATGCTTAGTTTAGTTGAGTTAAACTGAAGTTCCACTTATTACATGAAGAATGTAATTCAACTTTGTGAATCAGCAAAGAGAATTTACCCATAGCATAGCTAGAAATGCAGATGAACATAAATAACCTGCAACTGAGATGTGTAAAGAGGCCAATAAATAATTGATCATGATTCACTGGATGCTTGGCAGGAGGATCATTAGCACAGCAACATTCCCCACTTGAAGTAATTCACAATAGCACCTTGAAGCAACTTTCCAAGCCTCGTTTCGAATCCCAGACACTTCTCTCTCAATCTTGGGAGCAGTCTCATTCAAATAATCTATGTTTACACCAGTCCCATTAATCTCTTTGACTGCATTATTTCCTGTTTCAATTGTTTTTCCCATCGCCTAAGGCTTCACATTTTAACCTTTTTGAATGCAAATTGTTCTCAAATCCCTTCTCATTAACGTGAGACTCTAGTGAAGTTGAATGGTTCATGGGAATTACTAAAACACGGGCATGTGACCCATATCTGCTTGAAAACAAGATGTAAAAAACTTGGATTGACCCCATCTTGAATCAGAGGCATTAAAAGCTCTACAATTTGAATTGACCACACATTTGTTAACAACGATTCTGGACCTATCAGTGACCCACTCACCATGGTAATGGAATCTACAGTGATGTGCTGATCTCGATTGTGATATCAGCAAATTGGAATTGAGATTTTTCATATATATAGAAGAAATATAATGTCCTTCAAATGAACACAATAGACTAAACACCTTATCAATTCAAAGGGAAAGACATATGAAAGTGGCAATGGATTCCTTGCTGCCTGGAGTTGAAGAGGACTCCAGTCTGATAATCAGGGGAGGAAACAATGAGGAAGAACTGAATATGGAGAGAAAGGAGGGAGCATAACCGGTGACTTGACGATCCGgtttattactattattttttaatcTTTATATCAATGTCCAAGATTTGCCAGAAACGCATGATGCTTGTCTACAGCACCAGAAGATCCCACCTTTTAAGTCCATAGAAGCTCAAAGCTCCACCGTTGCGCAGCAAAATAGGAAACTTGAGTCCATGTCAGACAGCTGCAATTCTCGCCACTTCTCGTGGCTAATGAAATCTTGCTTCCCCAACCCACAAGACACCAACAAATCTCTCTCTCCAAATCCCATTCAATCCATCACTATCTCCCCTTCCTCCTCCACCACCCTCTGTTCTCTCCCTGATGACCTTCTCTTAGAATGCCTCTCCAGGGTCCCCTCTGCCTCCCTTCCTTCTCTCTCCCTTGTCTGCCGCCGGTGGTCCTACCTCCTTCGTTCCCCATCTTTCCTATCCCTTCGCCGCCTTCATAACCTCCTCCACCCTACTGTCTTCGCCTTCTCTGCGTCCGATTCTGGCGTCTTTGCTGCCT
Proteins encoded:
- the LOC110639250 gene encoding G2/mitotic-specific cyclin S13-7, which encodes MASKADVPHQQLKEEVKQKNNVVADGRNRRVLKDIGNLVNDRALQVKKPVTDVSNVVGAGKGPVATRVATKKLVEKKHVPETVIVISSDDESEKSKLVGRRVSKEGSSRKDVKTLTSILTARSKAACGLAKKPEQSLVNIDATDLENELAAVEYVDDIYKFYKLTEADGRVHDYMHLQPDINAKMRSILVDWLVEVHRKFELMPETLYLTINIIDRFLAVKVVPRRELQLVGISSMLIACKYEEIWAPEVGDFICISDNAYIREQVLTMEKAILGKLEWYLTVPTPYVFLVRYIKASVLSDKEMENMVFFLAELGLMQYPVVIMFCPSLIAASAVYAARCTLDKSPFWTETLKHHTGYSEDMLMDCAKLLVKFHSASAESKLKAVQKKFSGADRGAVALLTPAKSLLAQSS